The following is a genomic window from Opitutus sp. GAS368.
GGAAGAAAGGGCCTGCGCCCGACGCATTTGCGTTTCCGGGGCGGGGCGTTATCCTCACGCTTAAATCACCTCCATGGCCAACCCTCTCAAGTGCGACCTCTGTGCGAAGCCCGCCACCGTCCACCTCACGCAGATCGTCAACAGCAAGATACACAAAGTCGATCTGTGCGAGGCCTGTGCGCAGGCCAAGGGCGTGACTGACCCCAGCGGCTTCTCCCTGGCCGACCTGCTGCTCAAGGCCTCCCTCAATCCCGAGCCCGCCGGCGACACCAAGTGCGAGTCCTGCGGGTTCACCCAGCAGGATTTCAAGAAGACCGGCCGCTTCGGCTGCCCGGCCTGCTACAGCCACTTCAGCGCGTTGCTCGAGCCCATGCTCGACACCATGCACAAGGGCAGCACGCACACCGGCAAGGTCCCGCAGCGCGCCCTGGCCCGCAAATCCCTCTACGAGCGCCTCACCCAACTCGAAACCGAGCTCGACCAGGCCATCAAGGCCGAGCGTTAT
Proteins encoded in this region:
- a CDS encoding UvrB/UvrC motif-containing protein, translating into MANPLKCDLCAKPATVHLTQIVNSKIHKVDLCEACAQAKGVTDPSGFSLADLLLKASLNPEPAGDTKCESCGFTQQDFKKTGRFGCPACYSHFSALLEPMLDTMHKGSTHTGKVPQRALARKSLYERLTQLETELDQAIKAERYEDAARYRDEISQVRSTSDRKAGAKHED